Proteins found in one Vagococcus carniphilus genomic segment:
- a CDS encoding ABC transporter permease, whose protein sequence is MTLFYKNRLAKHQKHMMRYMKYVLNDHFLLVMIIALGGFGLYYSDFIKTLDQDFSLGRVVVFILLLGILFVGKIATLLKEPDMIFLLPKERQMTSYMKKAFQHSVWLPFILIVLVSGITMPLLVATSSLEFNDFYPIVLNLWLLKLVHLLIQLQSFYLDTKKTIQSQTVLFIVASLLSIGLNLYFNPWSGMIVSFLCLGFSFMMTKKSLASHPLDWEKAINFERKRMKKIYSFINLFTDVPGLSSDIKRRVYMDPWLNRIKKEQGQTFTYLYARVFLRGTEYSGLVIRLTVIGSFLLFFSNQLILNGIISALFIYLIGFQLLPIYNEFDYMLMTFLYPVEKEQKVKAVEKLIKIILSVVITIFSVLLLVRLQDKVGALTIVGILIAEGIVFTKLYAPKRLKKLEKSLI, encoded by the coding sequence ATGACTCTTTTTTACAAAAATAGATTAGCAAAGCATCAAAAACATATGATGCGTTATATGAAATATGTGTTGAATGATCATTTCTTATTAGTGATGATTATTGCTTTAGGAGGTTTTGGTCTTTATTATTCTGATTTTATCAAAACACTGGATCAAGATTTCTCTTTAGGAAGAGTAGTTGTATTTATCTTGTTATTAGGAATTTTATTCGTTGGTAAAATAGCGACTCTTTTAAAAGAACCAGATATGATTTTTCTTCTGCCAAAAGAACGACAGATGACAAGCTATATGAAAAAAGCATTTCAACACTCAGTTTGGTTGCCCTTTATATTAATTGTTTTAGTGTCAGGAATAACAATGCCATTACTAGTAGCAACTAGTTCTTTAGAATTTAATGACTTTTATCCAATTGTCTTAAATTTATGGCTTTTAAAGCTAGTTCATCTTTTAATTCAGCTTCAATCTTTCTATTTGGATACGAAAAAAACAATTCAAAGTCAAACGGTTCTTTTTATAGTAGCTAGTTTATTAAGTATAGGTTTGAATTTGTATTTTAATCCTTGGAGTGGTATGATTGTTTCTTTCTTATGCCTAGGATTTAGCTTTATGATGACGAAAAAATCTTTAGCTAGCCATCCCTTAGATTGGGAAAAGGCGATTAATTTTGAACGGAAACGAATGAAAAAAATCTATTCGTTTATTAATTTGTTTACAGATGTTCCAGGTCTATCAAGTGATATTAAACGTCGAGTTTATATGGATCCTTGGCTAAATAGAATAAAAAAAGAACAAGGTCAAACCTTTACATATTTATATGCAAGAGTCTTTTTAAGAGGAACAGAATATAGTGGATTGGTCATACGATTAACAGTTATCGGCTCTTTTCTTTTATTTTTTAGTAATCAGCTTATTTTAAATGGGATTATCAGTGCATTATTCATTTACTTGATTGGTTTTCAATTATTACCAATTTATAATGAGTTTGATTATATGTTAATGACATTTTTATATCCAGTTGAAAAAGAGCAAAAAGTAAAAGCGGTTGAAAAATTAATTAAAATCATCTTAAGTGTCGTAATCACAATATTTAGTGTGTTACTCTTGGTTCGATTACAAGATAAAGTGGGTGCTTTAACAATCGTTGGAATATTGATTGCAGAAGGCATCGTTTTCACAAAGTTATATGCACCGAAACGGTTAAAAAAATTAGAGAAATCATTGATTTAA
- a CDS encoding NYN domain-containing protein, with protein MKRQVLFVDGYNMIGAWPILDQLKKQDKLADARDTLLSMLSNYAKYEGIEVIVVFDAQFVPGIQQTYNEFGVTVIFTKEEETADTYIEREAAERINPLTHVRVATSDMAEQWIIFSKGALRVSARELYKNLKESEKKIRSDAEDYQFQSYRRNSPWSNDQLKKLQEIYNDLD; from the coding sequence GTGAAACGTCAAGTACTATTTGTAGATGGTTATAATATGATTGGTGCTTGGCCCATTCTTGACCAATTAAAAAAACAAGACAAACTAGCAGATGCAAGAGATACATTGTTATCAATGCTATCAAATTATGCTAAGTACGAAGGTATTGAAGTGATTGTGGTTTTTGATGCTCAGTTTGTACCAGGAATCCAGCAAACGTATAATGAGTTTGGGGTAACAGTTATTTTTACAAAAGAAGAAGAAACAGCAGATACTTATATTGAACGAGAGGCAGCTGAGAGAATTAATCCGCTAACACATGTCAGAGTAGCAACAAGTGACATGGCAGAACAATGGATAATTTTTTCAAAAGGAGCCTTACGAGTATCTGCAAGAGAACTTTATAAAAATCTTAAAGAATCAGAAAAAAAAATTCGTTCTGATGCAGAAGACTATCAATTCCAGAGTTATCGGCGAAATAGTCCATGGTCTAATGACCAATTAAAAAAATTACAAGAGATATATAATGATTTGGATTAA
- a CDS encoding Veg family protein: MAASILTIKEELENKIGSRITLVAQTGRKRQTERSGILSETYPSVFIVNLDQDENAFERVSYSYTDILTRAVEVQFTDDLEEEIIG, encoded by the coding sequence ATGGCAGCGAGTATATTAACGATAAAAGAAGAATTGGAAAATAAAATCGGTAGTCGAATTACTTTAGTCGCTCAGACTGGAAGAAAACGACAAACAGAACGTAGTGGAATTTTATCAGAAACATATCCTTCCGTATTTATTGTCAATTTAGATCAGGATGAAAACGCATTTGAACGTGTATCTTATAGCTATACGGATATTTTAACTCGTGCAGTTGAAGTTCAATTTACTGATGATTTAGAAGAAGAGATAATAGGATAA
- a CDS encoding low molecular weight protein-tyrosine-phosphatase — MVKVLFVCLGNICRSTMAEAVFRDKVEKAGLSSSIIVSSAATGSWNLGDAPHKGTQEILKSKGVNFDGIYSTKITDEEFEQVDYIIGMDESNLTNLMKLSPNSKWNNKIHLLLSESIDEKRQEVPDPYYTGDFDLTYELVDLGTDKWLEKITKEIQK; from the coding sequence ATGGTTAAAGTTTTATTTGTTTGTTTAGGTAATATTTGTCGTTCTACTATGGCAGAGGCAGTGTTTAGAGATAAAGTTGAAAAAGCAGGTTTATCATCTAGTATTATAGTATCTTCTGCTGCAACAGGTAGTTGGAATTTAGGAGACGCTCCGCATAAAGGAACTCAGGAAATTCTAAAAAGTAAAGGCGTTAATTTTGATGGTATTTATTCAACTAAAATAACTGATGAGGAATTTGAGCAAGTGGACTATATTATTGGGATGGATGAGAGTAATCTAACTAATTTGATGAAACTATCACCAAATAGTAAGTGGAATAATAAAATTCATTTACTTTTATCAGAAAGTATTGATGAGAAAAGACAAGAAGTTCCAGACCCGTATTATACAGGAGACTTTGATTTAACTTATGAGTTAGTTGATTTAGGAACTGATAAATGGTTAGAAAAAATAACTAAAGAAATACAAAAATAG
- a CDS encoding HIT family protein codes for MTDCIFCKIINREIPSYTVYEDEDVYAFLDITQTTKGHTLVIPKQHVADIFEYDEKLAATLFSKVPKIARALEKSFPDMEGLNLINNNKELAYQSVFHSHIHLIPRYSKEDDFSITFANNGDKYTSEEMAEMAKTIKENI; via the coding sequence ATGACAGACTGTATTTTTTGTAAAATAATTAATCGAGAAATCCCAAGTTATACTGTTTATGAAGATGAAGATGTCTACGCATTTTTAGATATTACTCAAACAACAAAAGGTCACACGCTGGTTATCCCTAAACAACACGTAGCAGATATTTTTGAGTATGACGAAAAGTTAGCAGCGACACTCTTTTCTAAGGTTCCAAAAATCGCTCGTGCTTTAGAAAAAAGTTTCCCTGATATGGAAGGCTTGAATTTAATCAATAATAACAAAGAATTAGCTTATCAATCTGTTTTTCATTCGCATATCCACCTGATTCCTAGATATAGTAAAGAAGATGATTTTTCAATTACATTTGCTAATAATGGTGACAAATACACATCAGAAGAAATGGCGGAAATGGCTAAAACGATAAAGGAGAACATCTAG
- a CDS encoding sigma-70 family RNA polymerase sigma factor has translation MLNENELLLTQAKIGSSDAFEELFQKYVPIVLRQRSAYYLRDYDLDDWLQEGRIVCFQSLQRYNIKQDVTFGLFFKINFKRRIVTLLRHQEAQKRQIYHYTESLESKVDQLGEIFSKGVVDYRAGTSIDYIFIRESLEDFSEQLSKFEIKVYIYLLLGEGVESIANILNVSVVKVTSGYSRLRKKIKKQLMEE, from the coding sequence ATGTTAAACGAAAATGAACTGTTATTGACGCAAGCTAAAATCGGAAGTAGTGATGCTTTCGAAGAGCTATTCCAAAAGTATGTTCCAATAGTTTTAAGGCAAAGAAGTGCTTATTACTTAAGAGATTATGATTTAGATGACTGGTTACAAGAAGGTAGAATCGTGTGTTTTCAGTCATTGCAACGTTATAACATTAAACAAGATGTAACGTTTGGCTTGTTTTTTAAAATTAATTTCAAGCGTCGTATTGTAACCCTTTTAAGGCATCAAGAAGCCCAAAAACGACAAATTTATCATTACACAGAATCTTTAGAATCCAAAGTAGATCAACTAGGAGAAATTTTTAGTAAAGGTGTTGTAGATTACCGTGCAGGAACAAGTATAGACTATATTTTTATCCGAGAATCATTAGAAGATTTTTCAGAACAATTATCAAAATTTGAGATTAAAGTTTACATTTACTTGCTGTTAGGCGAAGGAGTAGAGAGTATCGCTAATATATTGAATGTCTCTGTTGTAAAAGTAACGAGTGGTTATAGTCGTCTAAGAAAGAAAATAAAAAAACAACTGATGGAAGAATAA
- a CDS encoding peptidylprolyl isomerase, producing MKKKSLKLAAVSLLGILALAGCSGGKEVASMKGSKISEDDLYAELKKDPQTASVLTNMIIKDVTENAYGKDVKDADVDKEYKKVEEQNGGKKPFEELLKQNKLDVKTYKESIKGQLAFQKMLESNIKIEDKDLKETWATFHPKVDAQIMMFESKEDADKALTEVKDGGDFTKVAKEKSKDETTKKDGGKVTFDSTMTTKPEMVYVPDQVKEAAYKLEDGKVSEVVTAQNMQTGADSFYLVKMVKNQKKGNDYKKFEKELKEITKQNKLQDPTFQQKIVGEELEKANVKIADDDFKDILAPYLPQKEEKAKKDDKKEDSKKDDKKEDKEETTESK from the coding sequence ATGAAGAAAAAATCATTAAAATTGGCTGCAGTATCTCTTTTAGGGATTCTAGCGCTTGCTGGATGTTCAGGTGGTAAAGAAGTTGCTTCTATGAAAGGTTCTAAAATTTCAGAAGACGATTTATATGCTGAATTAAAGAAAGATCCTCAAACAGCTTCAGTATTAACTAACATGATCATCAAAGACGTAACTGAAAATGCTTATGGCAAAGATGTAAAAGATGCTGATGTAGACAAAGAGTATAAAAAAGTTGAAGAACAAAATGGTGGTAAAAAACCATTTGAAGAATTATTAAAACAAAATAAATTAGATGTGAAAACATACAAAGAATCAATTAAAGGTCAACTTGCTTTCCAAAAAATGTTAGAATCTAACATTAAAATTGAAGACAAAGACTTAAAAGAAACTTGGGCAACTTTCCATCCTAAAGTGGACGCTCAAATTATGATGTTTGAATCTAAAGAAGATGCTGATAAAGCATTAACTGAAGTTAAAGATGGTGGAGATTTCACTAAAGTTGCTAAAGAAAAATCTAAAGATGAAACAACTAAAAAAGATGGCGGTAAAGTTACATTTGACTCAACTATGACAACAAAACCTGAAATGGTTTATGTGCCTGATCAAGTAAAAGAAGCTGCTTATAAATTAGAAGATGGAAAAGTATCAGAAGTTGTTACTGCTCAAAACATGCAAACTGGTGCTGATAGTTTCTACCTAGTTAAGATGGTTAAAAACCAGAAAAAAGGTAACGACTACAAGAAATTTGAAAAAGAATTAAAAGAAATTACTAAACAAAACAAATTACAAGATCCTACTTTCCAACAAAAAATTGTTGGTGAAGAATTAGAAAAAGCTAACGTAAAAATTGCTGATGACGATTTCAAAGATATTTTAGCTCCTTACTTACCTCAAAAAGAAGAAAAAGCTAAAAAAGATGACAAAAAAGAAGACAGCAAAAAAGACGATAAAAAAGAAGACAAAGAAGAAACAACTGAGTCTAAATAA
- a CDS encoding ABC transporter ATP-binding protein, whose protein sequence is MSLKIEHLTGGYGHIPVLKDISFEVSSGEIVGLIGLNGAGKSTTIKHIIGLLTEQKGSISVDGRKLRESPEEYRKTIGYIPETPILYDELTLREHIEITAMAYDIPMDEAMKRADKLLKTFRLENKLDWFPAHFSKGMKQKVMVLCAFLTKPSLFIIDEPFLGLDPLAINALLELMKEMRDQGSAILMSTHILATAEIYCDRFVVLHDGEIRAIGSMPELRQEFNLPDSSLDDIYISLTKEEEV, encoded by the coding sequence ATGAGTTTAAAAATTGAACATTTAACTGGTGGTTATGGACATATTCCAGTATTAAAAGATATAAGTTTTGAAGTTAGTTCCGGAGAGATTGTAGGATTAATTGGATTAAATGGTGCAGGAAAAAGTACAACCATTAAACACATTATTGGTCTTTTAACAGAACAAAAAGGAAGTATCTCAGTAGATGGTAGAAAATTAAGAGAATCTCCAGAAGAATATCGTAAAACAATTGGTTATATACCTGAGACACCTATTTTATACGATGAATTAACATTAAGAGAGCATATTGAAATTACGGCGATGGCCTATGATATTCCAATGGATGAAGCAATGAAAAGAGCGGACAAGCTTCTAAAAACATTCCGTTTAGAAAATAAATTGGACTGGTTTCCAGCTCATTTTTCAAAGGGAATGAAGCAGAAAGTTATGGTTTTATGTGCTTTTTTAACTAAACCTAGTTTGTTTATTATCGATGAACCGTTTTTAGGGTTAGATCCATTAGCTATTAACGCGTTACTTGAGTTGATGAAAGAAATGCGAGACCAAGGATCAGCTATCTTGATGTCTACACATATTTTAGCAACTGCTGAAATATATTGTGATCGATTCGTGGTTTTACACGATGGTGAAATTAGAGCGATTGGCTCAATGCCTGAATTGCGTCAAGAATTTAATTTACCTGATTCTTCTTTAGATGATATCTATATCTCGCTCACTAAGGAAGAGGAGGTCTAA
- the rlmB gene encoding 23S rRNA (guanosine(2251)-2'-O)-methyltransferase RlmB has protein sequence MKNKREMKQERKEPVSLEDVVFGRHATVEALQARRGNKLFIQEDLKSHSIEELKALAKEFSVPIIWAPKAKLDEMTNKENHQGIVMKITPYEYLSLGELLENTKEKENRFFLILDSIMDPHNLGSIMRTADAVNVDGIIIPKHRAVGITPVVVKTSTGAVEHVPVARVTNLSQTIKKLKEDNIWIFGTDMNGTDYTKWNVAGDIALVIGNEGKGMGAALKKEMDEMITIPIDGHVQSLNASVAAGLLMYEVHRKRRS, from the coding sequence ATGAAAAATAAACGTGAGATGAAACAAGAGCGAAAAGAACCTGTCTCATTGGAAGATGTGGTTTTTGGACGACATGCAACAGTTGAGGCTCTTCAAGCAAGAAGAGGTAATAAACTGTTTATCCAAGAAGATTTAAAGAGTCATAGTATTGAAGAGTTAAAAGCGTTAGCTAAAGAGTTTTCAGTACCGATTATTTGGGCACCTAAGGCAAAACTTGATGAGATGACTAATAAAGAAAATCATCAAGGTATCGTGATGAAGATTACACCTTATGAATATTTATCTTTAGGTGAACTACTAGAAAACACAAAAGAGAAAGAGAATCGCTTTTTCTTAATTTTAGATAGCATAATGGATCCTCATAATTTAGGCTCAATTATGAGGACAGCTGATGCTGTTAATGTAGATGGAATTATTATTCCAAAGCATCGTGCGGTTGGAATTACACCAGTTGTGGTTAAAACATCAACTGGCGCTGTTGAGCATGTGCCTGTTGCAAGAGTAACTAACTTAAGTCAGACTATTAAAAAGTTAAAAGAAGATAATATCTGGATATTTGGAACAGATATGAATGGAACAGATTATACCAAATGGAATGTTGCTGGTGATATTGCACTTGTCATTGGTAATGAAGGAAAAGGAATGGGAGCAGCTCTGAAAAAAGAAATGGATGAGATGATTACTATTCCAATCGATGGACATGTACAAAGTTTAAATGCAAGTGTTGCAGCTGGGCTTTTAATGTACGAAGTTCATAGAAAAAGAAGAAGCTAA
- a CDS encoding YtxH domain-containing protein — MDKKKFSGKKFVKGLVIGGIIGGSAALLLAPRSGKETRKKIQDEIDDTLQLIMDVKNGAEEVQANTFQLQDLAETLIPDFIEGTEKSLERFKFKSKYRLEDIKKQLAKIETEINDFSNNLNE; from the coding sequence ATGGATAAAAAGAAATTTTCTGGCAAAAAATTTGTTAAAGGATTAGTTATTGGTGGTATTATTGGCGGATCTGCAGCACTTTTACTAGCTCCTCGTTCTGGAAAAGAAACACGTAAAAAAATTCAAGATGAGATTGATGACACACTTCAATTAATCATGGACGTTAAAAATGGTGCTGAAGAAGTTCAGGCAAACACCTTCCAACTTCAGGACTTGGCTGAAACATTAATTCCAGATTTTATTGAAGGAACTGAGAAAAGTCTTGAACGCTTTAAATTTAAATCAAAATATCGTTTAGAAGACATAAAAAAACAACTCGCTAAAATTGAAACTGAAATAAACGATTTTTCTAACAATTTAAACGAATAA
- a CDS encoding Mini-ribonuclease 3: MNDKKDYSLLSGLTLAYVGDAIYEVYIRDFLIRSGQTRPNQLHRMATHYVSAKAQHYLIEAMIEADILTDDEKAVYKRGRNAKSHTSAKNTSIFIYRASTGFEALMGYLHLTDQKERLEELIGWSIKKIGEKNEK, encoded by the coding sequence ATGAATGATAAAAAAGATTATTCTCTTTTAAGTGGACTTACTTTGGCTTATGTAGGGGATGCAATTTATGAAGTATATATCAGAGATTTTTTAATTCGTTCTGGTCAAACAAGACCAAACCAATTACATCGAATGGCTACCCACTATGTGTCGGCTAAAGCACAACACTATTTAATTGAAGCGATGATTGAAGCAGATATTTTAACAGACGATGAAAAAGCGGTGTATAAAAGAGGTAGAAATGCTAAGAGTCATACAAGTGCCAAGAATACTTCAATTTTTATTTATCGTGCCTCTACGGGATTTGAAGCCTTGATGGGTTACTTACACCTGACTGACCAAAAAGAGCGCTTAGAAGAACTGATAGGTTGGTCTATTAAGAAAATAGGAGAGAAGAATGAAAAATAA
- a CDS encoding phosphotransferase family protein yields MFKFDKNWNLQPIKGDTGKAYKGMRDSERVFIKRNSTPFLAALSREGLTPKLLWTKRTGDGDVLTAQEWLDGRQLTPVEMGESPEVIRILRHLHESDSLKSMLKRMDGREKSAFDFLSDYASDLPEDLKNNLYLMRVFRYLEDHLPSFHSVYYTACHGDAIHNNWLISQENEVYLVDWDFSVLADPALDMGTILGHYVSFDYWEYWVEAYGVEPEENLMDRIYWYAGINLLLQIKRCYLKYEREQMNGYIAQLKRIYKY; encoded by the coding sequence ATGTTTAAATTTGATAAAAATTGGAATCTCCAACCAATTAAAGGAGATACCGGAAAAGCGTATAAAGGGATGCGAGATAGTGAACGAGTTTTTATTAAAAGGAATTCGACGCCTTTTTTAGCAGCACTATCAAGAGAAGGTTTAACACCAAAACTTCTTTGGACTAAAAGAACAGGAGATGGGGATGTCTTAACCGCACAAGAATGGTTAGATGGTCGCCAATTAACACCTGTTGAGATGGGTGAAAGTCCTGAAGTCATCCGAATATTACGTCATTTACATGAATCTGATTCTTTAAAATCAATGTTAAAAAGAATGGATGGCAGAGAAAAATCAGCATTTGATTTCCTAAGTGATTATGCGTCAGATTTGCCAGAGGATTTAAAAAATAATCTGTATTTGATGCGAGTCTTTAGATATTTAGAAGATCATTTGCCGTCATTTCATTCCGTCTATTATACAGCGTGTCATGGGGATGCCATTCATAATAATTGGCTAATATCTCAAGAGAATGAAGTTTATTTAGTGGATTGGGATTTTTCTGTTTTAGCAGATCCTGCTTTAGATATGGGAACTATTCTTGGTCATTATGTTTCATTTGATTACTGGGAATATTGGGTGGAAGCTTATGGAGTTGAACCAGAAGAGAATTTAATGGATCGTATTTATTGGTATGCAGGAATTAATTTATTGTTACAAATTAAGCGTTGCTACTTAAAATACGAACGAGAGCAAATGAATGGTTATATAGCGCAATTAAAAAGAATTTATAAATATTAA